A window of the Henckelia pumila isolate YLH828 chromosome 3, ASM3356847v2, whole genome shotgun sequence genome harbors these coding sequences:
- the LOC140889371 gene encoding uncharacterized protein translates to MSQNIKGKSSKKKGAAELFIRVAKAYKESDFYSLYTELRERFPEVAKYLEDNTSPKRWSRAKQTGNHYSIMTTNGVESINGRLREERELPIIALLEALQRITSTWRSKYRQEAVASTTHLTPAIESIVRENFIVSRKYEVIEATEGKYCVYGSTSNELVDLQSKSCTCRKFDIDRIPCSHAIAAAYNANISVYELCTDYYTTRFWLEAYTDLVYPVPGEWTVQEEILVLLPLVIPRRGRKKVKRIPSVGEYARRR, encoded by the coding sequence ATGTCACAAAACATCAAAGGCAAGAGCAGCAAAAAAAAAGGAGCTGCCGAGCTATTCATTCGAGTGGCAAAAGCATACAAGGAAAGTGATTTTTATTCCTTGTATACAGAATTGAGAGAGAGATTTCCAGAGGTTGCTAAATATTTGGAGGATAACACTTCTCCCAAAAGGTGGTCTAGAGCGAAACAAACCGGGAACCATTACTCCATCATGACCACGAATGGAGTGGAATCAATAAATGGTAGGTTGCGTGAGGAGAGGGAGCTTCCAATAATTGCATTATTGGAAGCACTGCAAAGAATCACATCAACCTGGAGAAGTAAATATCGTCAAGAAGCGGTTGCATCAACTACACATCTCACACCAGCGATAGAGTCGATCGTTCGTGAGAATTTCATCGTTTCTAGAAAATATGAAGTCATTGAAGCAACTGAGGGGAAGTATTGCGTGTACGGTAGCACAAGCAACGAGTTAGTTGATTTACAGAGTAAATCTTGCACATGCCGTAAATTTGACATTGACAGGATTCCATGTTCACATGCCATTGCTGCTGCCTACAACGCAAATATTTCTGTTTATGAACTTTGTACAGATTATTACACCACACGTTTTTGGTTAGAAGCATATACAGACCTCGTCTATCCAGTACCAGGTGAATGGACAGTGCAGGAGGAAATATTGGTGCTGCTGCCTCTAGTCATTCCCCGACGTGGACGGAAAAAAGTAAAAAGAATACCTTCAGTCGGGGAGTATGCCAGAAGAcgttga
- the LOC140889372 gene encoding uncharacterized protein: MRNQGVQVSYFKARRGKELALNTMMGDSIENFRKFPSFFKMVEKVTVGSFMDLEVDEEKRFKYMFLAYGACITVYKFMRKVVCIDGTFLKGKYDGVLLVAIAQDGNHHQFPIAWGVVDKESSESWSSFLRRLKIIVEDDDELVIISDRHQ; the protein is encoded by the coding sequence ATGCGTAATCAGGGAGTTCAAGTATCATACTTCAAGGCACGTAGAGGTAAAGAACTGGCCCTTAACACCATGATGGGCGATTCTATTGAGAATTTTAGGAAGTTtccatcattttttaaaatggtTGAGAAAGTAACTGTTGGTAGTTTCATGGATTTAGAAGTGGATGAAgaaaaaagatttaaatacATGTTCTTGGCATATGGTGCATGTATTACGGTATACAAATTCATGAGAAAAGTTGTCTGCATTGATGGTACATTCTTAAAAGGAAAGTATGACGGTGTGCTACTTGTAGCAATCGCACAGGACGGAAATCACCACCAATTTCCTATTGCATGGGGTGTTGTCGACAAGGAAAGCTCTGAGTCATGGTCTTCATTTCTAAGAAGATTGAAAATCATAGTAGAGGACGATGACGAATTGGTGATAATATCAGATAGACACCAGTGA